In the Capillibacterium thermochitinicola genome, one interval contains:
- the proB gene encoding glutamate 5-kinase, translating into MRSRLKEAQTIVVKVGTSSLTYATGRLNLKNMERLVRQIADLHNSGKKVVLVSSGAVGAGVGELGLTSKPRTIPERQAVAAVGQGFLMQVYNKFFLEYGIVTAQILLTRDDMGDRRRYLNARNTLMMLLNEYKALPIINENDTVATEELQLRFGDNDTLAALVAGLIGADLLILLSDIGGLYTSDPRKDQTANLIPVVKEISPSIWSSAGEAGTSRGTGGMITKLEAARIATRSGITMVLASAEEDSVLSRIVAGEEIGTLFLPNDDTLVQRERWIAFAGQPQGAVVIDEGAVTALLERKKSLLPSGVIAVKGKFGVGDLIRVLDPQEQEIARGLSNFSTEEIEKIKGANTAQLPKVLGYKTFEEVIHRNNLVCFE; encoded by the coding sequence TTGCGAAGTCGGCTGAAAGAAGCCCAAACGATTGTGGTGAAAGTGGGGACCAGTAGTCTAACTTATGCGACCGGTCGTCTGAACCTGAAAAATATGGAACGCCTTGTCCGCCAGATCGCGGACTTACATAATTCCGGAAAAAAAGTGGTGCTTGTTTCTTCCGGCGCGGTGGGGGCGGGTGTTGGCGAACTCGGGCTTACCAGCAAACCGCGGACGATTCCGGAACGGCAAGCCGTGGCCGCGGTGGGACAAGGTTTTTTGATGCAGGTTTACAACAAATTTTTTCTGGAATACGGGATCGTTACCGCTCAGATCCTTCTGACCAGGGATGATATGGGGGACCGGCGCCGTTATTTAAATGCCAGGAATACGCTGATGATGCTCCTCAATGAGTATAAGGCTTTGCCGATTATTAATGAGAATGATACCGTCGCCACGGAAGAACTGCAGCTGAGGTTTGGTGACAATGATACCCTGGCCGCCTTGGTTGCCGGTTTGATCGGGGCCGATCTGTTGATCCTTCTTTCCGACATCGGTGGTTTATACACCAGCGATCCCCGGAAAGACCAAACAGCGAACTTGATCCCGGTCGTGAAAGAGATCTCCCCCTCCATCTGGTCGTCGGCGGGAGAGGCCGGGACGAGTAGGGGAACCGGCGGGATGATCACCAAACTGGAAGCGGCCCGGATCGCCACCCGCTCGGGCATCACGATGGTACTCGCCTCCGCGGAAGAAGACAGTGTTTTAAGCCGGATTGTCGCCGGGGAGGAGATTGGGACCCTGTTTTTGCCCAATGACGATACTCTGGTTCAACGGGAAAGATGGATTGCCTTCGCGGGACAACCGCAGGGGGCCGTCGTCATTGACGAAGGTGCCGTTACCGCCTTACTGGAACGGAAGAAAAGTTTGCTGCCTTCCGGGGTGATCGCCGTCAAAGGCAAGTTCGGCGTGGGCGACTTGATCCGGGTCTTGGATCCGCAAGAACAGGAGATTGCCCGGGGTTTAAGTAATTTCAGCACGGAAGAGATTGAAAAGATCAAAGGGGCAAATACCGCCCAATTGCCAAAAGTGCTGGGCTACAAAACCTTTGAAGAAGTGATCCACCGGAATAATCTGGTTTGTTTTGAATGA
- the yqeK gene encoding bis(5'-nucleosyl)-tetraphosphatase (symmetrical) YqeK, with protein sequence MGVYMNLETLSRKLSQTLSPPRFQHSLRVMNFARELARHYQIPEEPVAVAALMHDVAREKDGPEMLALASSYQIPILPLDKKAPVLLHGQVGAELLKREWAITAEPVLEAVAYHVTGAPKLGIVGELTIIADFAEPARQFFAAQVARELAFRNRLAALKYIYTQKIRYILDAGFLLHPLTLEARNMLLLNESGEE encoded by the coding sequence ATGGGGGTCTATATGAACCTTGAAACGCTCAGCCGCAAATTAAGTCAGACGCTTTCCCCGCCCCGTTTTCAACATTCATTAAGGGTAATGAATTTTGCCCGGGAACTGGCCCGCCATTACCAAATTCCGGAGGAGCCGGTGGCGGTGGCGGCTTTAATGCATGATGTCGCCCGCGAAAAAGACGGTCCGGAAATGCTCGCCTTGGCTAGTTCTTACCAGATTCCCATCTTGCCCCTGGACAAAAAGGCCCCCGTTTTACTTCACGGACAGGTTGGCGCCGAGCTTTTAAAACGCGAGTGGGCGATCACCGCCGAGCCGGTGCTTGAAGCGGTGGCCTACCATGTCACCGGCGCGCCAAAGCTGGGGATTGTAGGCGAATTAACGATCATCGCCGACTTTGCCGAGCCGGCCCGTCAGTTTTTTGCCGCCCAAGTTGCGCGGGAACTGGCCTTTCGAAACCGCCTAGCGGCTTTAAAGTACATTTATACTCAGAAGATTAGATATATTTTGGATGCCGGTTTCCTGTTGCATCCATTGACGCTGGAAGCCCGGAACATGCTTTTGCTGAATGAATCCGGCGAGGAGTAA
- the rplU gene encoding 50S ribosomal protein L21, whose amino-acid sequence MYAIVETGGKQYRVQPGDEFTVEKLPGDVGSEVVLDRVLLIGGEETKVGTPYVEGAKVKAKIVQQDKARKILVFRYKPKKNIRKRYGHRQPFTRLRVVAIEG is encoded by the coding sequence ATGTACGCGATTGTTGAAACGGGCGGGAAACAATACCGGGTTCAACCTGGGGACGAGTTTACCGTCGAGAAGTTGCCGGGTGACGTCGGTTCGGAAGTCGTGCTTGACCGGGTCTTGCTCATTGGGGGCGAAGAAACCAAAGTGGGTACCCCCTATGTGGAAGGGGCAAAAGTAAAGGCCAAGATTGTTCAACAGGATAAAGCCCGGAAAATCCTGGTCTTCCGGTACAAACCGAAGAAGAACATTCGGAAAAGGTATGGCCACCGTCAACCGTTTACCCGTTTACGGGTTGTTGCCATTGAAGGCTAA
- the nadD gene encoding nicotinate (nicotinamide) nucleotide adenylyltransferase, translated as MKAIGIYGGSFDPIHLGHLLLAETAREELALEQVIFVPAAQSPLKKHRPYINDADRVELIKLAIRENPGFTLSEVELKRKPPSYTVDTLNFFRQAYPDHALFLLMGQDSLNTLTGWHRFEQLFTLATLAVGVRPGFPAQVPPALEAFRAPSAQSKGIVFFHNPEVAISSSAIRERLRLGKSVRYWLEPQVLKYILANKLYT; from the coding sequence ATGAAAGCCATAGGTATTTACGGGGGAAGTTTTGACCCCATCCACCTTGGCCATCTTCTCCTGGCGGAAACGGCCCGGGAAGAGTTGGCTTTAGAGCAAGTAATCTTTGTTCCGGCGGCCCAATCGCCATTGAAAAAGCACCGCCCTTATATCAATGATGCCGACCGTGTAGAACTGATCAAACTGGCCATCAGGGAAAACCCCGGTTTTACCCTTTCGGAAGTGGAGCTAAAACGCAAACCGCCTTCGTATACCGTTGATACCCTGAACTTCTTTCGCCAGGCCTACCCCGACCATGCGCTGTTTTTATTGATGGGACAAGATTCCCTGAATACCTTAACCGGTTGGCACCGTTTCGAGCAGCTTTTTACTTTGGCGACCTTGGCCGTGGGTGTCCGCCCTGGTTTTCCGGCCCAAGTACCCCCGGCCCTTGAGGCCTTCCGTGCACCGTCCGCCCAGAGTAAAGGGATCGTTTTTTTCCATAATCCGGAGGTGGCGATTTCGTCCAGCGCCATCCGGGAACGTCTGCGGCTCGGGAAATCTGTCCGTTATTGGCTGGAACCCCAGGTGCTAAAGTATATTTTAGCCAATAAGCTCTACACTTAA
- a CDS encoding TRAM domain-containing protein, with translation MDTQAARAERRIIELSADYPKDEALLVGVNTDLAALLIGPGGNRLSALEKMVKKTVFIRGKDEIPPAEARILAAGEREYIQSVALPVKEGDRLEVEVIEPHANNPADGIARLDGYIIDIENGGHFAGQRLKVKIQKLFKTYAKAVIED, from the coding sequence TTGGATACCCAAGCTGCCCGCGCCGAACGGCGGATCATCGAGTTGAGCGCCGATTATCCTAAAGACGAAGCCTTGTTGGTCGGGGTGAACACTGATCTGGCCGCGCTCCTGATCGGTCCCGGTGGTAACCGGTTAAGCGCCCTGGAAAAGATGGTGAAGAAGACGGTTTTTATCCGGGGCAAAGACGAGATTCCGCCGGCGGAAGCCCGGATCCTCGCGGCCGGCGAACGGGAATATATTCAATCCGTGGCGCTTCCGGTTAAAGAGGGGGACCGGCTGGAAGTAGAAGTGATCGAGCCGCACGCCAACAACCCGGCGGATGGGATTGCCCGTCTGGACGGTTATATCATTGATATTGAAAATGGCGGGCACTTTGCCGGACAACGGCTTAAGGTAAAAATTCAAAAGTTATTCAAAACCTACGCCAAAGCAGTGATCGAAGATTGA
- a CDS encoding ribosomal-processing cysteine protease Prp, whose product MTSVQFLRAGTRFVGFKAKGHTGYAPAGQDIVCAGVSTLVQTAVLGLQKLVGLELQIEQEQKGGLFNCRIAGAVEEKKLEQADLILNLMYLGLQQIAQEYRKYVQVSVKEVQNDEL is encoded by the coding sequence ATGACTTCAGTTCAGTTCTTGCGTGCGGGCACGCGCTTCGTCGGCTTTAAGGCAAAAGGTCATACCGGTTATGCTCCGGCGGGGCAGGATATCGTTTGTGCCGGGGTTTCAACCTTAGTACAAACCGCTGTCCTCGGTTTGCAGAAGCTGGTTGGGTTGGAATTGCAAATTGAGCAAGAACAAAAGGGTGGACTGTTTAATTGCCGGATCGCAGGTGCCGTCGAAGAAAAGAAACTGGAGCAGGCCGATTTGATTTTAAACCTGATGTATCTGGGTTTACAACAGATTGCGCAGGAATACCGGAAATACGTGCAAGTATCCGTTAAGGAGGTGCAAAACGATGAACTTTAA
- the rsfS gene encoding ribosome silencing factor has protein sequence MDFDKVLSAAYTAVIDQKGENPVILDLRELTVVTDYFLITTGRNPNHLKALADHLLEKLGDLGLTPFRREGDQDARWILLDYGFLVIHLLGQDERDFYRLEELWYGAKRLTPTIA, from the coding sequence ATGGATTTTGACAAGGTCTTATCTGCTGCCTATACGGCAGTGATCGATCAGAAGGGGGAAAATCCCGTCATATTGGACTTGCGGGAGTTAACGGTGGTGACCGATTATTTTTTAATCACGACCGGCCGTAATCCTAATCACCTTAAGGCCTTGGCCGATCATCTCCTTGAAAAGCTTGGTGATTTAGGTTTAACCCCTTTCCGCCGGGAAGGGGATCAAGATGCCCGGTGGATCCTGCTGGATTACGGCTTTTTGGTTATTCATCTCTTAGGCCAGGACGAACGCGATTTTTACCGCCTGGAGGAGCTTTGGTACGGTGCAAAAAGATTAACTCCGACCATCGCTTGA
- a CDS encoding Rne/Rng family ribonuclease, which produces MSKEFLINVSPSETWMAVLEDGKLVELSKESHSTQRHIGNIYRGKVENVLPGMQAAFIDIGMEKNAFLFIDDLRPENGDQGPVSISDLLHEGQEIIVQLVKEPMGNKGARVVTNLTIPGRYLVLMPNVDYIGISRRIEDEKERERLKKVAMQLKPPGMGLIVRTAAEGLTEEELEADRNFLFNLWQKILKRAKKGPTPALLFHDHDLLYRILRDLFTTEVDRLVIDDLPTYEKALDLLAFLGPHLRDKVHLFTGHSLFALYGIEQQIEEALRRKIWLESGAYLVFDQTEALTVVDVNTGKYTGSTCLEDTVLHTNLAAAKEIARQIRLRNIGGIIIIDFIDMADEENRKQVLDCLAHELQKDKVKTNILGFTSLGLLEMTRKKNPAQSEGTITATLFLL; this is translated from the coding sequence ATGTCGAAAGAGTTTTTAATCAATGTGAGCCCCAGTGAAACCTGGATGGCTGTGCTGGAAGATGGAAAGTTAGTCGAGCTCTCCAAGGAAAGTCATTCCACCCAACGACACATTGGCAACATCTACCGGGGAAAAGTGGAAAACGTATTGCCGGGGATGCAAGCCGCCTTTATTGACATTGGCATGGAAAAGAATGCCTTTCTGTTTATTGATGATCTCCGTCCGGAGAACGGCGACCAAGGTCCGGTTTCGATCAGTGACTTGCTCCATGAAGGCCAGGAGATTATCGTCCAATTGGTCAAAGAACCCATGGGCAATAAAGGAGCGCGGGTGGTAACGAATCTAACCATTCCCGGCCGGTATTTGGTGCTGATGCCAAACGTGGATTACATCGGGATCTCCCGGCGGATCGAAGATGAAAAAGAACGGGAACGGCTGAAAAAGGTCGCCATGCAATTAAAACCACCGGGGATGGGGTTGATTGTAAGGACCGCCGCCGAGGGCCTTACGGAAGAGGAGTTGGAAGCCGACCGGAACTTCCTCTTTAATCTGTGGCAAAAGATTCTCAAGCGAGCGAAGAAGGGACCAACGCCAGCCTTACTCTTCCACGATCATGATCTGCTCTACCGGATTTTGCGGGATCTTTTCACCACCGAGGTGGACCGGCTCGTCATCGATGATCTGCCCACTTACGAAAAGGCCCTGGATTTACTGGCTTTTTTAGGGCCCCATCTCCGGGACAAGGTCCATCTGTTTACCGGTCATTCCCTTTTTGCCCTCTATGGCATTGAACAACAGATTGAAGAGGCCCTTCGCCGGAAAATATGGCTAGAATCCGGGGCCTACCTTGTTTTTGATCAGACTGAAGCCCTGACGGTGGTCGATGTTAACACCGGCAAATATACCGGATCTACCTGTTTGGAAGATACGGTTTTGCATACCAATCTGGCGGCGGCCAAGGAGATTGCCCGCCAGATTCGTTTGCGGAATATTGGGGGTATCATAATCATCGATTTTATCGACATGGCTGATGAGGAAAACCGAAAGCAAGTCCTGGATTGCCTCGCCCACGAACTACAGAAGGACAAAGTGAAAACGAACATTCTAGGTTTTACTTCCCTCGGCCTTTTGGAGATGACCAGAAAAAAAAACCCGGCCCAGTCTGAGGGAACAATTACAGCAACCTTGTTCCTGTTGTGA
- the obgE gene encoding GTPase ObgE: protein MFIDEVSIKVVAGKGGDGVVSFRREKYVPFGGPDGGDGGDGGSVYLEADEGYNTLSHLRYKKLYKAEAGQNGRGSNRFGKKGADLVIKVPVGTLVRKENRLIADLTEHKERCLVAKGGRGGRGNARFTGASHQTPRFAERGEPGEEAVLVLELKVLADVGLIGYPNAGKSTFLSAISAARPKVASYPFTTLNPVLGVVDLDDDSFVVADLPGLIKGAHQGVGLGIEFLKHVERTRLLVHLVDLSAPAPWDAFLEINHELASYNQALAQKPQLVLGTKIDLPAASAQKEEFKEKIASFGYEVDFISAVTGENLRPVLYRIKKKLETLPKVGKLPVEPEPFATVPLSGPPEFSITRDGDGVYRINSEALIKRLMRFNLEQNEALLRLDQYLKRWGIISALEDAGVKEGDLVRIGDLEFVFEPEDY, encoded by the coding sequence ATGTTCATTGATGAAGTCTCAATTAAAGTGGTGGCGGGTAAAGGCGGGGACGGTGTCGTCAGTTTCCGGCGGGAAAAATATGTGCCTTTTGGCGGTCCCGACGGCGGTGACGGGGGCGATGGGGGCAGTGTCTACCTTGAAGCCGATGAGGGTTACAACACCCTTAGTCACCTCCGCTATAAGAAACTGTACAAGGCAGAGGCCGGACAGAACGGCAGGGGTAGTAACCGTTTTGGTAAAAAAGGTGCCGATTTGGTGATTAAAGTGCCCGTGGGGACGCTTGTCCGTAAAGAAAACCGTCTCATTGCCGACTTGACCGAGCATAAAGAACGGTGTTTGGTGGCCAAAGGAGGACGCGGCGGTCGGGGAAACGCCCGCTTCACTGGTGCTTCGCACCAGACACCCCGTTTTGCCGAACGGGGGGAACCGGGAGAAGAAGCGGTTCTGGTTTTGGAACTGAAAGTCCTGGCCGATGTCGGTTTGATTGGTTATCCGAATGCCGGTAAATCCACTTTTCTATCGGCAATCTCGGCGGCCCGTCCGAAAGTGGCGTCCTATCCGTTTACCACCCTCAATCCGGTCTTGGGCGTCGTTGATTTGGATGATGATAGTTTTGTTGTTGCTGATTTACCCGGTCTGATTAAAGGAGCCCACCAGGGAGTTGGTTTGGGGATTGAGTTCTTAAAGCATGTGGAGCGCACCCGCCTCCTGGTCCACTTGGTTGACCTTTCGGCGCCGGCCCCTTGGGACGCCTTTCTTGAGATCAATCATGAACTGGCCAGTTATAATCAGGCCTTGGCCCAAAAACCTCAGCTTGTTTTGGGGACCAAGATCGATCTCCCGGCTGCTTCTGCGCAGAAAGAGGAGTTTAAAGAAAAAATCGCCAGCTTCGGATATGAAGTTGACTTTATCTCCGCGGTAACCGGCGAAAACCTCCGGCCAGTCTTATACCGTATTAAAAAGAAACTCGAAACTTTACCGAAAGTTGGTAAGTTGCCGGTTGAACCGGAACCGTTCGCTACAGTTCCCCTAAGCGGTCCACCGGAGTTTTCCATTACCCGAGACGGGGATGGTGTTTACCGGATAAACAGCGAAGCCTTAATAAAAAGACTCATGCGCTTTAACCTGGAACAGAATGAGGCTTTACTCCGCCTTGATCAATACTTGAAGCGTTGGGGCATTATTTCGGCGCTTGAAGATGCAGGAGTAAAGGAGGGTGATCTGGTTCGCATTGGTGACTTAGAATTTGTCTTTGAACCGGAGGACTACTAG
- a CDS encoding RNA recognition motif domain-containing protein, translating into MSKTLYVGNLPWATTDEDLAAFFSNATEVLASRVIIDRATGRSKGFGFVEVPEDQAEQVIAMMNGKELGGREIIVNEARPLNTTS; encoded by the coding sequence GTGAGTAAAACCCTGTATGTCGGCAATTTGCCCTGGGCCACTACGGACGAGGATTTGGCCGCTTTTTTTTCCAACGCGACAGAGGTATTGGCCAGTAGGGTAATTATAGACCGGGCAACCGGACGCTCGAAAGGCTTTGGCTTTGTTGAGGTGCCGGAGGACCAAGCCGAACAAGTAATTGCCATGATGAATGGCAAAGAATTAGGCGGGCGGGAGATCATTGTCAACGAAGCGCGGCCACTAAATACCACAAGCTGA
- a CDS encoding glutamate-5-semialdehyde dehydrogenase — protein sequence MSTEVTVLGQKAKKVAATLANLDSTAKNEALLRIADGLLANQERILAVNQAEVAKAKADGLKASLVERLMLNPDRIKAMVEGLREVVRLEDPVGTVEKMWRRPNGLEIGLLRVPLGVVAIIYEARPNVTVDAAALCLKTGNAVILRGGSEALQTNQVLVEVIRESLRKTTVPEDAVQLLASPEREAAVALMKMREYVDVLVPRGGAGLIKTVVSNALVPVIETGVGVCHTYVDASADLEQAIKIVVNAKTQRPSVCNALETLLVHQAIAAAFLPRCGEELRRAGTEIRGCPQTLLHLPWATAATEEDWATEYLDLILAVKVVPDFAAAVDHIAKYGSGHSECIITTDYATARKFLQVVDAAAVYVNASTRFTDGYEFGLGAELGISTQKLHARGPMGLSALTTTKYIIYGDGQIRQ from the coding sequence TTGTCGACCGAGGTAACTGTTTTAGGGCAAAAGGCAAAGAAGGTCGCTGCGACCTTGGCCAATCTGGATAGTACCGCCAAAAACGAAGCCCTGCTCAGAATCGCCGACGGATTGCTGGCCAACCAGGAGCGGATCCTGGCCGTAAACCAGGCGGAAGTGGCAAAGGCCAAAGCTGATGGCTTAAAGGCCAGTTTAGTCGAGCGGTTGATGCTCAACCCGGACCGGATCAAAGCGATGGTGGAAGGGTTACGGGAAGTGGTCCGGTTGGAGGATCCGGTCGGTACCGTGGAAAAAATGTGGCGCCGTCCCAACGGGCTTGAGATCGGTCTTCTGCGTGTCCCTTTGGGGGTGGTGGCCATTATTTACGAAGCCCGGCCCAACGTCACCGTGGACGCTGCCGCTCTATGCCTAAAGACAGGGAATGCGGTGATTCTCCGCGGCGGCTCGGAAGCGCTCCAGACCAACCAAGTCCTGGTCGAGGTCATCCGGGAATCCTTGCGGAAGACGACGGTTCCGGAAGATGCGGTCCAGCTGCTTGCTTCCCCGGAACGGGAGGCGGCGGTGGCTTTGATGAAAATGCGCGAGTATGTGGATGTGCTTGTCCCCCGGGGTGGGGCGGGCCTGATTAAAACCGTCGTCAGCAACGCCCTCGTCCCCGTCATTGAAACCGGGGTCGGGGTCTGCCATACCTATGTGGATGCCAGTGCCGATTTGGAACAGGCGATCAAGATTGTGGTGAACGCGAAAACTCAACGCCCTTCCGTCTGTAACGCCCTGGAAACCCTGCTGGTCCACCAGGCGATCGCCGCTGCTTTTCTTCCCCGGTGCGGGGAGGAACTCCGCCGGGCGGGGACCGAGATCCGGGGTTGTCCGCAAACCCTTCTCCATCTCCCCTGGGCGACCGCGGCGACAGAGGAAGACTGGGCCACCGAATACCTGGATTTGATCCTGGCCGTAAAAGTGGTCCCCGATTTTGCGGCCGCCGTTGACCATATTGCCAAGTACGGAAGCGGTCATTCGGAGTGTATCATTACTACCGACTACGCAACCGCCCGGAAATTCCTGCAAGTAGTGGATGCCGCTGCGGTTTACGTTAATGCTTCCACGCGCTTTACCGACGGTTATGAGTTCGGTTTGGGGGCCGAACTGGGAATTTCCACCCAAAAGTTGCATGCCCGCGGGCCGATGGGGTTGAGCGCCCTGACGACCACCAAATATATTATTTATGGGGACGGACAAATTCGCCAATGA
- the rpmA gene encoding 50S ribosomal protein L27, with the protein MNFNLQFFAQKKGVGSTRNGRDSEAKRLGVKKFAGQYVLAGNILVRQRGTKFHPGNNVGIGKDDTLFALIDGYVAFERKGKRDKKVSVYAEPVITA; encoded by the coding sequence ATGAACTTTAATCTTCAATTCTTCGCCCAAAAGAAGGGCGTGGGGAGCACCCGGAACGGTCGGGATAGCGAGGCGAAGCGTCTAGGGGTGAAAAAGTTTGCCGGTCAATATGTCTTGGCGGGTAATATCCTCGTCCGTCAACGGGGAACCAAATTCCACCCCGGTAACAACGTAGGAATTGGCAAGGATGATACCCTTTTTGCGTTGATTGATGGCTATGTTGCTTTTGAACGCAAAGGGAAAAGGGATAAAAAAGTAAGCGTTTATGCCGAGCCGGTCATTACCGCCTAA